Proteins found in one Acidobacteriota bacterium genomic segment:
- a CDS encoding UvrD-helicase domain-containing protein has protein sequence MSTWLLPYADLTPDQRRIVEAPPDQHRLVMGFPGSGKTQVLVHRADYLRKRLGSPPGRFRVMIFTNVLRDYIRSGLDLLGLPLNSVCTFDSWCNAYYKSHIGPRRRGSGGDEGTSFEMTHAAVLQRLRGDRSEWGHLDFALVDEGQDLRPECFEILRLAAKHITVFADPQQQIYEEGASLERIRENLGLARSQTALLAAFRNSPDVAALAAFFIQDDERRSQYVSQSRFRVCERERPLYYSAASEDAEYDRLAEAVRGRQVLNQRVGILVARNQLVFRVASALRQRGLHVERAVPQFKGAYKSQIEARFDNNVPKIATFHSAKGLTFDAVCMPRLNETSFVRFKGAQRRRILFVGIARAIQWVFLSSVKGEPFEEQTLFEAAARTGKLVIQQAGTKASHTAAPCQDDYSVL, from the coding sequence ATGAGCACGTGGCTTCTCCCATACGCGGACCTGACCCCTGACCAGCGACGGATCGTGGAGGCGCCTCCCGACCAGCACCGCCTGGTCATGGGGTTCCCGGGCTCGGGCAAGACCCAGGTGCTGGTCCACAGGGCCGACTACCTGCGAAAGCGGTTGGGAAGCCCCCCAGGACGCTTTCGGGTGATGATCTTCACAAATGTCCTGAGGGACTATATACGCTCGGGGCTGGACCTCCTCGGCCTTCCCCTCAATTCGGTCTGCACCTTCGACTCTTGGTGCAACGCCTATTACAAGTCCCACATCGGACCTCGTCGGCGCGGCTCCGGCGGTGACGAGGGGACAAGCTTTGAGATGACCCACGCGGCGGTCCTCCAGCGGCTTCGTGGAGATCGGAGCGAATGGGGCCACCTAGATTTCGCGCTCGTGGATGAGGGGCAGGACCTCCGCCCTGAGTGTTTTGAGATCCTCCGTCTGGCCGCGAAGCACATCACCGTTTTTGCGGACCCTCAGCAGCAGATCTACGAGGAGGGCGCCAGCCTAGAGCGAATTCGCGAAAACCTCGGATTGGCCCGTTCCCAAACAGCCCTCCTCGCGGCCTTTCGGAATTCCCCGGATGTGGCGGCCCTGGCCGCGTTCTTCATACAGGACGACGAACGGCGGTCCCAGTATGTGAGTCAGTCCCGCTTCCGGGTGTGCGAACGGGAGCGTCCTCTTTACTACTCCGCAGCTTCGGAAGATGCCGAATACGACCGTCTGGCCGAAGCGGTCAGGGGGAGGCAGGTCCTTAACCAGCGGGTGGGAATTCTTGTCGCGAGGAACCAATTGGTTTTCCGCGTGGCTTCCGCGCTCCGTCAACGGGGCCTCCATGTGGAGAGGGCCGTTCCTCAATTCAAAGGGGCGTACAAATCACAAATCGAAGCGCGGTTCGACAACAACGTCCCGAAGATCGCGACGTTCCATAGCGCAAAAGGACTCACTTTCGATGCAGTCTGCATGCCCAGGCTCAACGAGACGTCCTTCGTGCGTTTCAAGGGCGCCCAGCGCCGACGCATCCTATTTGTTGGCATTGCGAGGGCGATTCAATGGGTCTTTCTGAGCTCCGTAAAGGGGGAACCATTTGAAGAGCAAACGCTCTTCGAAGCCGCCGCCAGGACCGGCAAGCTCGTGATCCAACAGGCCGGGACTAAGGCGTCGCACACTGCTGCTCCTTGCCAGGATGACTACTCCGTTCTGTAG
- a CDS encoding SNF2-related protein — MKPGTLVCLKADPGRVGTITGKTREAGGRVFWQVRFDAVTAEFYPEGQLLSKEEISDDPIELLRQGRLGRPADLRKSLTYRRLSGRLANLIYSMGTTNTDFYPYQFKPVLSFLDSPSNGLLVADEVGLGKTIEAGLILTELRSRYDIKRVMVLCPAMLMDKWQMELSTKFGIYAEPLQAGGLLKRFRASQGGGDSSFTIIGSLQGLRPRKGWDEVETTGANSATLAQFLQRAQYDEALLDLLIIDEAHYLRNPESASARLGRMLRAVSENVLLLSATPIHLKNVDLYQLLNLVDEDTFSQMGTFTEILRANEPLVKTRELVASKRLSQQEFADLLRQARQHPFLSDNRQLAVMLENLPSQEDLRDPHCVAELCARLERVNLLGRVVTRTRKREVESLRVQRQPISEAVPMSEAERTFYHNVTELVRRYAMRGAAHEAFLSVMPQRQMSSSMPAALAEWKRKGSRMAERAAEQEMYEDLGYDAADDGGPLASELAQSAHTLGDLEKLYANDSKYEKLRDVLLDLFKDQPKEKVVLFSYFRPTLKYLLDRLTRDCISCVLLMGGSEFDKGSIIERFSHPEGPRVLLSSEVASEGIDLQFARFLINYDLPWNPMKIEQRIGRIDRLGQKAPKILIWNLLYKDTIDARIYVRLHERLRIFEQALGGLEGIIGEKIQELTYDLMREDLTPEEEERRIDQTAQAIENLRLEEERLESEAGNLVAHGDYILNHVKAAREMQRWITGEDLWVYVRDFFTANYKGCEFRQLTEDDLLFDIRLSEQAKVDLEAFLDREDLLGKTRLHSPESAAVRCRFLNRVGGSQGDRVENINQFHPLTRFVSHKVGTSQTGFYPVASATVPVREVVPAAKGLYAFYVDLWSVQGLREIERLSYQAVPLEKQADPVTEDLAERLVTSAARVGADWLSAAQTENCQAAAEAVKECFLNSEARFKEFVEQIERENEDRADVQARSLERHRDSQVEKLQAVRQSHLERGKNALAKATEGRIAALNSRVSQKLLKIDQGRRIRFSRTEVCVGLVRVV; from the coding sequence ATGAAACCAGGGACTCTTGTTTGCCTCAAGGCGGACCCAGGCCGCGTGGGGACGATCACCGGGAAGACCCGGGAGGCGGGTGGCCGGGTCTTCTGGCAGGTCAGGTTCGACGCGGTCACCGCGGAGTTCTACCCAGAGGGTCAGTTGCTCTCCAAAGAAGAGATCAGCGATGACCCCATCGAGCTCCTTCGGCAGGGCCGGTTGGGCCGACCGGCAGATCTACGCAAAAGTCTAACCTATCGTCGCCTCTCGGGAAGATTGGCCAATCTCATTTACAGCATGGGAACCACGAATACGGATTTCTACCCATATCAATTCAAGCCCGTCCTCAGCTTTCTGGACTCCCCCAGCAACGGCCTCTTGGTGGCCGATGAGGTCGGGCTGGGTAAGACGATCGAGGCCGGGTTGATCCTGACCGAACTCCGAAGTCGTTATGACATCAAGCGCGTGATGGTCCTCTGTCCGGCGATGCTCATGGACAAGTGGCAGATGGAACTCTCCACCAAATTCGGAATCTACGCCGAGCCGCTCCAGGCCGGCGGCCTCCTGAAGCGATTCCGGGCCAGCCAGGGGGGGGGCGATAGCAGTTTCACGATCATTGGGAGCCTCCAAGGGCTCAGGCCCCGCAAGGGCTGGGATGAGGTCGAGACAACTGGGGCCAATAGCGCCACTCTCGCGCAATTTCTTCAGCGCGCCCAGTACGACGAAGCCCTTCTGGACCTGCTCATCATCGACGAGGCGCACTACCTGAGAAACCCGGAGAGCGCTTCGGCGCGCCTGGGGCGGATGCTGCGCGCGGTCTCGGAAAACGTGTTGCTTCTCTCCGCCACCCCCATTCACCTTAAGAACGTGGATCTCTACCAACTCCTCAATCTCGTGGATGAGGACACCTTCAGCCAGATGGGTACCTTCACCGAAATCCTTCGGGCCAACGAACCCCTCGTCAAGACCAGGGAGTTGGTCGCCAGCAAGCGCCTCTCGCAGCAAGAGTTTGCAGACCTCCTGCGGCAGGCCCGTCAGCACCCCTTCCTGTCCGACAACCGACAACTAGCGGTCATGCTGGAGAATCTGCCGAGTCAGGAAGATCTGCGGGATCCCCACTGCGTGGCCGAACTCTGTGCCCGGCTCGAGAGGGTAAACCTGCTCGGAAGGGTCGTGACGAGGACTCGTAAGCGGGAGGTGGAGTCCCTCAGGGTCCAACGGCAACCCATCTCAGAGGCCGTGCCTATGTCGGAGGCTGAAAGAACTTTCTACCATAACGTCACGGAACTGGTCAGGCGCTACGCCATGCGCGGGGCGGCCCACGAAGCCTTCCTGTCCGTCATGCCCCAAAGGCAGATGTCCAGCTCCATGCCGGCCGCTCTGGCGGAGTGGAAGCGCAAGGGTTCCCGCATGGCCGAGCGGGCGGCCGAGCAAGAGATGTACGAGGACCTCGGATACGATGCCGCCGACGACGGAGGGCCCCTCGCCTCAGAACTCGCCCAAAGCGCCCACACCCTGGGCGATCTCGAAAAGCTCTACGCCAACGACAGCAAATACGAAAAGCTGAGGGACGTCCTGCTCGACCTCTTCAAGGACCAGCCCAAGGAAAAGGTCGTCCTGTTCTCCTATTTCCGCCCGACCCTGAAGTACCTCCTGGACCGCCTCACCCGGGACTGCATCTCCTGTGTCCTTCTCATGGGCGGTTCGGAGTTCGACAAGGGGTCCATTATCGAGAGGTTTAGCCACCCAGAAGGCCCCAGGGTCCTCCTCTCCTCGGAAGTCGCCAGCGAAGGTATCGATCTCCAGTTCGCCAGGTTCCTCATCAACTACGACCTACCGTGGAATCCTATGAAGATCGAACAGCGGATCGGCCGTATCGACCGCCTCGGGCAAAAGGCCCCGAAGATCCTCATCTGGAATCTACTCTACAAAGACACCATCGACGCCAGGATTTACGTCAGGCTCCACGAGAGGCTTAGGATTTTCGAGCAGGCCCTCGGCGGCCTGGAGGGCATCATCGGGGAGAAGATCCAGGAGCTGACTTACGATCTCATGCGGGAAGACCTCACCCCGGAGGAGGAGGAACGGCGCATCGATCAGACGGCGCAGGCCATCGAAAACCTCCGCCTCGAAGAGGAGCGGCTCGAGAGCGAGGCGGGGAACCTCGTGGCTCACGGAGACTACATCCTGAACCATGTGAAAGCCGCCAGGGAGATGCAGCGCTGGATTACCGGCGAGGACCTCTGGGTCTACGTGCGAGACTTCTTCACCGCCAACTACAAGGGGTGCGAATTCAGGCAGTTGACCGAGGACGACCTTCTGTTCGACATAAGGCTCAGCGAACAGGCCAAGGTGGACCTCGAAGCCTTCCTGGATCGTGAGGACCTTCTAGGCAAGACCAGGCTTCACAGCCCGGAATCCGCGGCCGTCCGTTGTCGGTTCTTGAACCGGGTAGGCGGTTCGCAAGGCGACCGGGTTGAGAATATCAACCAGTTCCATCCCCTCACTAGGTTCGTCAGCCACAAGGTTGGGACCTCCCAAACGGGTTTCTACCCCGTGGCTTCCGCAACGGTTCCCGTCCGTGAGGTGGTCCCTGCAGCCAAGGGACTCTACGCGTTCTACGTGGATCTCTGGTCGGTCCAGGGTTTGAGGGAGATCGAACGGCTCTCTTACCAGGCCGTGCCCCTCGAGAAGCAGGCGGATCCTGTCACCGAAGATCTTGCCGAGCGTCTCGTCACCTCCGCGGCCAGGGTTGGGGCCGACTGGCTGTCTGCCGCGCAAACGGAGAATTGCCAAGCGGCCGCAGAGGCCGTAAAGGAGTGTTTCCTGAATTCCGAGGCACGGTTCAAAGAGTTCGTAGAGCAAATCGAGCGCGAAAACGAAGACCGAGCGGACGTACAGGCCCGGTCACTCGAACGTCACCGGGACTCTCAGGTGGAGAAGCTTCAGGCGGTGAGGCAATCCCACCTGGAGCGGGGCAAGAACGCCCTCGCAAAGGCCACGGAGGGCCGTATCGCAGCCCTTAACTCTCGCGTGAGCCAGAAACTCCTCAAGATCGACCAGGGCAGGCGCATCCGCTTCAGCAGGACGGAAGTTTGCGTGGGCCTGGTTCGGGTGGTGTGA
- a CDS encoding SNF2-related protein, translated as MNPGSIVRCRNRDWVLLPSPDEGVYLLRPLTGATEDVVAVHKGLMELAKFDFAEEQVRSAAFPVPTRDDLSDAAGAHLLWQSARLTLREGASPFRSLGRISIRPKTYQFVPLLMALRLDPVRLLIADDVGVGKTIEALLIARELWDRGEIRRFCVLCPPSLCDQWQKELAEKANLEPVVVRSGTVSQLERQKPRSKTIYEHFPVIVASIDYLKSDRNRHAFLLHCPDLVIVDEAHGASPANSEAQQQRYELVRNLSQAPDRHLILLTATPHSGITSAFTTLLSLLRPDFVRMDAANLSEPERIELAKHFVQRTRKDIESAWQGSGCFPSRDPKDKIYHLSPHYREFFQRTYDYCHQLVTQSQGLEERRKKVHQWAALALLRCAMSSPAAALAAFEERKKRQAGDEYGLDERGQVMEASDESASDETPVSALASTEAASWDSELRRLRELQRMAARLLEERADSKLERCRELVLDLLREGFHPIVWCRFVATAEYLGDGLKAFLADKLPSATVTVVTGRLGDEERREKIAQIDPERPRVLVATDCLSEGINLQEKFSAALHYDLPWNPNRMEQREGRVDRFGQTAPVVKAIRFFGADNPVDGAVLEVLLNKAREIHKTLGTHVPVPEESESVTEALLNALLLRTPRERYKAPSLFQDDDSLEAHIQRFHLRWQADAEREKVNRTRFAQRAIKPEEVQRELEAADAVLGDPEAVRDFLLNAAQRLQIFIEPDRNHTGVYRIALSEAARATLPEALREALPASRSGKWTVSFESPTPEGAEYLGRNHRFVATLARYLLEEALTRKGAARAARCGVIATRAVPGPTTLLLLRVRYLVEQPDRPPLLSEEVRVLGFGGDPTSPAWLPDEQALRLLAEARPVANVPREEKQRRLAQVLPRWPELERALRPLLDQRAEELEGAHKRIRQALRLRVREWRLRPQLPPDLLGLLLLLPAEGRP; from the coding sequence ATGAATCCAGGCTCCATCGTTCGATGCAGAAACCGGGATTGGGTACTCCTTCCTTCTCCCGACGAAGGGGTCTACCTTTTGCGGCCCCTGACCGGCGCCACCGAGGACGTGGTGGCCGTCCACAAAGGCCTGATGGAACTCGCCAAATTCGACTTCGCGGAGGAGCAGGTTCGGTCGGCCGCCTTCCCGGTTCCGACCAGAGACGACCTCTCCGACGCGGCGGGCGCCCACCTCCTCTGGCAATCGGCCCGTCTGACACTCCGCGAAGGGGCCTCTCCCTTTCGCTCCCTCGGGCGCATTTCCATCCGGCCGAAAACCTACCAGTTCGTCCCGCTCCTCATGGCCCTGCGCCTCGACCCCGTGCGCCTGCTCATCGCCGACGACGTGGGGGTGGGGAAGACCATCGAGGCCCTTCTGATCGCCAGGGAGCTGTGGGACCGCGGCGAGATCCGGCGGTTCTGCGTGCTCTGTCCTCCCTCCCTCTGCGACCAGTGGCAGAAGGAACTCGCCGAAAAGGCCAACCTCGAGCCCGTCGTGGTCCGGTCGGGCACGGTCAGCCAGTTGGAGCGCCAGAAGCCTCGCAGCAAGACGATCTACGAGCATTTTCCCGTGATCGTGGCCAGCATCGACTACCTCAAGAGCGACCGGAACCGCCACGCCTTCCTGCTTCACTGCCCCGACTTGGTGATCGTGGACGAGGCCCACGGCGCCTCGCCGGCGAACAGCGAGGCTCAGCAGCAGCGCTACGAGCTGGTCAGGAACCTCTCCCAGGCACCCGACCGCCACCTGATTCTGCTCACGGCCACGCCCCACAGCGGGATCACGAGCGCCTTCACCACGCTCCTCTCCCTCCTCCGTCCCGACTTCGTCCGAATGGACGCGGCCAATCTTTCGGAACCCGAACGGATCGAACTCGCCAAGCACTTCGTCCAGCGGACGCGGAAAGACATCGAGAGCGCCTGGCAGGGGTCCGGCTGCTTTCCAAGTCGCGACCCGAAGGACAAGATCTATCACCTTTCGCCGCACTACCGGGAGTTCTTCCAGCGGACCTACGACTACTGCCACCAATTGGTCACCCAAAGCCAGGGTCTGGAGGAGCGTAGAAAGAAAGTCCACCAGTGGGCCGCCCTGGCCCTCTTGCGCTGCGCCATGTCCAGCCCCGCGGCCGCCCTGGCCGCTTTTGAAGAGAGGAAGAAAAGGCAGGCGGGGGACGAATACGGACTCGACGAGCGTGGACAGGTCATGGAAGCATCGGATGAGAGCGCCAGCGACGAGACGCCGGTCTCCGCCCTCGCCTCCACCGAGGCGGCCTCATGGGATTCGGAGCTCCGGCGCCTTCGGGAGCTCCAGCGCATGGCCGCCCGGCTCCTCGAGGAGAGGGCCGACTCGAAGCTGGAGCGCTGCAGGGAGCTGGTTCTGGATCTGCTTCGGGAGGGCTTCCACCCCATCGTCTGGTGCCGCTTCGTGGCCACGGCCGAGTACCTCGGGGACGGATTGAAAGCCTTCCTGGCCGACAAGCTCCCTTCGGCAACCGTGACGGTGGTGACGGGGCGCCTGGGGGACGAGGAGCGCCGGGAGAAGATCGCTCAGATCGACCCGGAGCGCCCCCGTGTCCTCGTGGCCACCGACTGCCTCTCCGAGGGCATCAACCTCCAGGAAAAATTCAGCGCCGCCCTCCACTACGACCTCCCCTGGAACCCGAACCGGATGGAACAGCGCGAAGGCCGCGTGGACCGCTTCGGCCAGACCGCCCCCGTGGTGAAGGCCATCCGTTTCTTCGGGGCCGACAACCCCGTGGACGGGGCGGTGCTGGAGGTCCTGTTGAACAAGGCGAGGGAGATTCACAAGACCCTCGGAACCCACGTGCCGGTACCGGAAGAGAGCGAAAGCGTCACGGAGGCCCTCCTCAACGCCCTCCTTTTGAGGACGCCTCGGGAGCGTTACAAGGCCCCCAGCCTCTTCCAAGACGACGACTCCCTCGAAGCGCACATCCAGCGCTTCCACCTGCGCTGGCAAGCCGACGCGGAGCGTGAGAAGGTCAACCGCACCCGCTTCGCCCAGCGGGCGATCAAGCCCGAGGAAGTCCAGAGGGAACTCGAAGCGGCCGACGCCGTGCTGGGAGATCCGGAGGCTGTCCGGGACTTCCTTCTCAACGCCGCCCAACGTCTCCAGATCTTCATCGAACCAGACCGCAACCATACGGGCGTGTACCGCATCGCCCTCTCCGAAGCCGCCAGGGCCACCCTTCCCGAAGCGCTCCGCGAAGCGCTGCCGGCATCGCGCTCGGGCAAGTGGACCGTTTCCTTCGAATCGCCGACGCCCGAGGGGGCCGAATACCTGGGCCGCAACCACCGCTTCGTGGCGACCCTCGCGCGCTACCTCCTGGAGGAAGCCCTCACGCGGAAAGGAGCCGCGCGGGCCGCCCGGTGCGGAGTGATCGCTACCCGCGCCGTCCCCGGGCCCACAACCCTTCTGCTCCTTCGCGTCCGATACCTGGTCGAACAACCCGATCGGCCGCCCCTTCTTTCCGAGGAGGTCCGCGTCCTCGGCTTCGGGGGAGACCCCACGAGTCCCGCCTGGCTTCCGGACGAGCAGGCCCTCCGCCTCCTCGCCGAAGCCCGCCCCGTCGCCAACGTGCCCCGGGAGGAAAAACAGAGGCGCCTGGCGCAGGTCCTGCCTCGTTGGCCGGAGCTGGAACGGGCACTGCGGCCGCTCCTCGACCAGCGCGCCGAGGAACTCGAAGGGGCCCACAAGCGCATTCGCCAGGCCCTCCGCCTGAGGGTCAGGGAGTGGAGGCTGAGGCCCCAGCTTCCCCCCGACCTCCTCGGCCTTCTCCTCCTTCTTCCGGCGGAGGGCCGGCCATGA
- a CDS encoding DNA methyltransferase — protein MNATPAIRLEGGLFGLDILEALEAGSLQGQKPQDFGLEPRRSLTDEIAAAFADARDQWALFQRRVERLPESDPATTLTRDAWVIPFLGLLGYELTYNPRAYEVDGLSFAVSHRASSAAEDGPPVHVVGARQELGRVAPSGRPRLSPHALVQEYLNRTEHLWGLVTNGLTLRLLRDCTFVRRQAYVEFDLTAILEEQRFTDFALLYRLLHRSRLPRSAADADASLLETYYTHAVEQGGRVRDRLRDGVEACLQILANGFLSHEVNVALRRRLDPACTGQERILPEELYRQLLRLVYRFLFLLVAEERGLIGPNPLYRDHYGILRLRRLLDRREAFDDHDDLWHALRLLWKVFRDERLAALLEVAPLNGDLFAPLDLDACALKNRDLLEAFRCLAEYRESPSAPPRRVNYAALDVEELGSVYESLLEYKPQVASEHPFPRFFLTQEGSERRSTGSYYTDPSLVEPLVRHALDPVLSSRLERATSAQQKEAALLSFRVCDPACGSGHFLLAAARRLGKELARVRTGEDEPSPEAIREALRDVVTHCLYGVDKNPLAVELCRVALWIEGHTPGKPLTFLDHRIRCGDSLLGVFDLTVLQEGIPDEAFKALAGDDKAAAKEAKRRNAAERRADLFVGNLGARLSALAAPLRAAEALPENSIEEVRAKERAYRTVESTGEFLRLRLACDVWAAAFFQSYPGGEAGLVTTATLHEAIDGGSIREARLGGSIALCAHRNAFFHWPLAFPEVFVAGGFDAVLGNPPFLGGLKLSGTFGDAYRRWLMSAFEPFKGTADLCAAFFRQGFRIVRPGGRVGLIATNTIGQGDTRESGLAPLLQQGAVLAYAKRFVKWPGAANVEVNLVAFQRPAEKGGAALILQPVLDEGPVGFISSRLDAEEEGEPKKLRQNSGKAFQGSIVLGLGFVLEPAEAEDLIARDPRNKDCLFPYLNGEDLNGDPEQRPSRWVINFFDWPLETAQQYPDLIRIVQDRVKPERERLRDSIPIQAKRKQFWWQYGSSATSLYRAIAPLRRVLVISRVTEHHAMVFVQSNAVFADRLVVFAFDDYSSYAILQSAIHEIWARRQGFTLESRYCYAPSDAFETFPFPRPGSEEVMARTAELGAAYHDHRRQIMLSRRLGLTKTYNLFHNPECTDEDIVRLRELHAEMDRAVLACYGWDDLDPQNGFHQNERGQTRFTISAAARRELLRRLLGLNLERAHESTE, from the coding sequence ATGAACGCCACCCCCGCCATCCGTCTCGAAGGCGGGCTCTTCGGCCTGGACATCCTGGAGGCGCTCGAAGCCGGCAGCCTCCAGGGCCAAAAACCCCAGGACTTCGGCCTGGAGCCCCGCCGGAGCCTCACCGACGAGATCGCCGCCGCCTTCGCCGACGCCCGCGACCAGTGGGCCCTCTTCCAGCGCCGGGTGGAGCGCCTGCCCGAGAGCGACCCCGCCACGACCCTCACGAGGGACGCCTGGGTCATTCCTTTCCTGGGCCTTCTGGGGTACGAGCTGACCTACAACCCCCGGGCCTACGAGGTGGACGGCCTGAGTTTCGCCGTCTCGCACCGAGCCAGTTCGGCGGCGGAAGACGGTCCCCCGGTCCACGTCGTGGGGGCGAGGCAGGAGCTGGGACGGGTCGCCCCCTCGGGCCGCCCCCGCCTCTCCCCCCACGCCCTCGTCCAGGAGTACCTCAACCGCACCGAGCACCTCTGGGGCCTCGTGACCAACGGCCTCACCCTCCGGCTTCTGAGGGACTGCACCTTCGTCCGCCGCCAGGCCTACGTGGAATTCGACCTGACGGCCATTTTGGAGGAACAGCGCTTTACCGACTTCGCCCTCCTCTACCGCCTCCTCCACCGCTCCCGCCTGCCGAGGAGCGCGGCCGATGCGGACGCAAGCCTCCTCGAAACCTACTACACCCACGCGGTGGAGCAGGGCGGACGCGTGCGCGACCGGCTCCGAGACGGCGTCGAGGCGTGCCTTCAGATCCTGGCCAACGGCTTCCTCTCCCACGAGGTCAACGTCGCGCTGAGGCGCCGGCTGGACCCCGCCTGCACCGGGCAGGAGCGCATTCTCCCCGAGGAGCTCTACCGCCAGCTCCTGCGCCTCGTGTACCGGTTCCTCTTTCTCCTCGTCGCCGAGGAGCGCGGCCTCATCGGCCCCAATCCCCTCTACCGCGACCACTACGGCATCCTCCGCCTGCGCCGGCTCCTCGACCGGAGGGAGGCCTTCGACGACCACGACGACCTCTGGCACGCCCTCCGCCTCCTCTGGAAGGTCTTCCGAGACGAGCGCCTCGCCGCCCTCCTGGAGGTCGCCCCCCTCAACGGCGACCTCTTCGCCCCCCTCGACCTGGACGCCTGCGCGCTGAAGAACCGGGACCTCCTGGAGGCCTTCCGCTGCCTCGCCGAGTACCGCGAGAGCCCTTCCGCCCCGCCCCGCCGCGTCAACTACGCCGCCCTGGACGTCGAAGAACTGGGGTCGGTCTACGAGAGCCTGCTGGAGTACAAACCCCAGGTTGCATCAGAGCACCCCTTCCCGCGGTTCTTTCTCACACAGGAAGGGTCCGAGCGCCGCTCCACCGGCTCCTACTACACCGACCCATCCCTCGTCGAGCCCCTGGTGCGCCATGCCTTGGACCCCGTGCTTTCCTCACGCCTGGAACGGGCCACCAGCGCCCAGCAGAAAGAAGCCGCGCTTCTCTCCTTCAGGGTCTGCGACCCGGCCTGCGGTTCCGGCCACTTTCTCCTCGCGGCGGCACGCCGTCTCGGAAAAGAACTGGCAAGAGTGCGCACGGGCGAGGACGAGCCCTCGCCCGAGGCCATCCGCGAAGCCCTGCGGGACGTGGTCACCCACTGCCTCTACGGCGTGGACAAGAACCCCCTCGCCGTGGAGCTGTGCCGCGTGGCCCTCTGGATCGAGGGCCACACGCCGGGAAAGCCCCTCACCTTCCTTGACCATCGCATCCGGTGCGGCGACTCCCTTCTCGGCGTCTTCGATTTGACCGTACTCCAAGAGGGCATCCCCGACGAGGCCTTCAAGGCGCTGGCGGGGGACGACAAGGCCGCCGCGAAGGAGGCCAAGAGGCGCAATGCGGCCGAACGGCGCGCCGACCTCTTCGTCGGAAACCTCGGCGCACGCCTCTCCGCCCTGGCCGCCCCCCTCCGGGCCGCCGAAGCCCTGCCGGAGAATTCCATCGAAGAGGTGCGCGCCAAGGAACGCGCCTACCGTACGGTAGAAAGCACTGGAGAGTTCTTGCGCCTGAGACTTGCCTGCGACGTATGGGCCGCGGCCTTCTTCCAGTCCTATCCGGGGGGCGAAGCCGGCCTGGTGACAACCGCGACGCTCCATGAAGCCATCGATGGGGGCTCGATTCGCGAGGCCCGGCTCGGAGGCTCCATTGCCTTGTGCGCCCACAGAAACGCCTTCTTTCACTGGCCGCTGGCCTTCCCGGAGGTCTTCGTGGCAGGGGGGTTCGACGCGGTCTTGGGCAATCCGCCTTTCCTCGGGGGGCTCAAGCTCTCCGGCACCTTTGGCGATGCCTACCGAAGGTGGCTCATGAGCGCCTTCGAACCCTTCAAAGGGACGGCGGACCTGTGCGCCGCCTTCTTCCGCCAGGGGTTTCGAATCGTTAGACCCGGCGGCCGGGTGGGTCTCATCGCGACCAACACGATCGGCCAGGGCGACACCCGAGAGAGCGGCCTGGCACCCCTCCTCCAGCAAGGAGCCGTCCTCGCCTACGCCAAGCGCTTCGTGAAATGGCCCGGCGCCGCCAACGTGGAAGTGAACCTCGTGGCCTTCCAGCGGCCCGCGGAGAAGGGCGGGGCGGCGCTCATCCTTCAGCCCGTCCTCGATGAAGGCCCGGTGGGGTTCATTTCCTCGCGGCTGGACGCAGAGGAGGAGGGAGAGCCCAAGAAACTGCGGCAAAATTCCGGGAAGGCTTTCCAGGGGTCTATCGTGCTTGGACTCGGTTTTGTGTTAGAACCTGCCGAAGCTGAAGACCTGATCGCCAGGGATCCACGGAACAAGGACTGCCTCTTTCCTTACCTGAACGGGGAGGACCTGAATGGCGATCCCGAACAGCGGCCCAGCCGGTGGGTGATCAATTTCTTCGACTGGCCGTTAGAGACAGCGCAGCAGTACCCTGACCTTATTCGCATCGTGCAGGACCGCGTGAAACCAGAGCGAGAGCGACTTCGGGATTCCATCCCCATTCAGGCCAAGCGGAAGCAGTTCTGGTGGCAGTATGGTTCATCTGCCACCTCGCTCTACCGCGCCATCGCGCCCCTTCGGCGCGTGCTGGTTATTAGCCGAGTGACAGAACATCATGCAATGGTTTTTGTTCAGTCCAACGCAGTCTTTGCTGATAGATTGGTAGTGTTTGCCTTTGATGACTATAGTTCCTACGCAATTTTGCAGTCCGCAATCCACGAAATCTGGGCGCGTCGACAAGGTTTCACGCTGGAATCTCGCTATTGTTACGCACCCAGCGATGCTTTTGAGACCTTCCCCTTTCCCCGCCCCGGCTCCGAAGAAGTGATGGCCCGCACGGCGGAGCTGGGCGCCGCCTACCACGACCACCGCCGCCAGATCATGCTCTCGCGCCGCCTGGGCCTCACGAAGACGTACAACCTTTTCCATAATCCAGAATGCACCGATGAAGACATTGTCCGCCTGCGAGAGCTTCACGCCGAGATGGACCGCGCCGTCCTCGCCTGCTACGGTTGGGACGACCTCGACCCTCAGAACGGCTTCCACCAGAATGAGAGGGGCCAAACTCGGTTCACGATTTCAGCGGCAGCCAGGCGCGAGCTGCTCAGGAGACTGCTCGGCCTGAACCTGGAGCGGGCCCATGAGAGCACGGAGTAA